A genomic stretch from Pseudomonas sp. MUP55 includes:
- the madM gene encoding malonate transporter subunit MadM: MGDLIEKGLEHNGLITAFAFVGVVMWISMVLSKRLTFGRIHGSAIAIVIGLVLAWVGGTITGGQKGLADLALFSGIGLMGGAMLRDFAIVATAFEVQATEARKAGMIGVIALLLGTVLPFIVGASMAWAFGYRDAISMTTIGAGAVTYIVGPVTGAAIGATSDVMALSIATGLIKAILVMVGTPVAARWMGLDNPRSAMVFGGLAGTVSGVTAGLAATDRRLVPYGALTATFHTGLGCLLGPSLLYFIVRGLVG; this comes from the coding sequence ATGGGGGACCTCATCGAGAAAGGTTTGGAACACAACGGCCTGATCACCGCCTTTGCCTTTGTGGGCGTGGTGATGTGGATTTCGATGGTGCTGTCCAAGCGCCTTACCTTCGGGCGCATCCACGGCTCGGCGATTGCCATTGTCATCGGCCTGGTGCTGGCCTGGGTCGGCGGCACGATCACGGGTGGGCAGAAGGGCCTGGCGGACCTGGCATTGTTCTCCGGCATCGGCCTGATGGGCGGCGCGATGCTGCGTGACTTCGCCATCGTTGCCACGGCGTTTGAAGTGCAGGCCACCGAGGCGCGCAAAGCCGGAATGATCGGTGTGATTGCCCTGCTGCTGGGCACGGTCCTGCCGTTTATCGTCGGCGCGAGCATGGCCTGGGCTTTTGGTTATCGCGATGCGATCAGCATGACCACCATTGGCGCGGGCGCCGTGACCTATATCGTCGGCCCGGTGACCGGCGCGGCGATTGGCGCGACCTCGGATGTGATGGCGCTGTCGATTGCCACCGGCTTGATCAAGGCGATTCTGGTGATGGTCGGCACGCCGGTGGCGGCGCGCTGGATGGGCCTGGATAACCCGCGTTCGGCGATGGTGTTCGGTGGCTTGGCCGGCACGGTGAGCGGGGTAACGGCGGGGCTGGCGGCGACAGATCGGCGGCTGGTGCCCTATGGCGCGCTGACGGCGACGTTTCATACCGGGCTTGGGTGTTTGCTCGGGCCTTCGCTGCTGTATTTCATTGTGCGTGGGTTGGTGGGCTGA